CAACACCATGAGATAGTGGTTTAAGACCAtgagaagtattttttttaattgttttctttgataGCCCACGTTCTTTCCTTTGAACAGAATACTTTGAACAAAATTTAAATCGTGTTCAGAAGAGAGGTTTAGAGgttttttccttcataaattcaACACATTTACAAAATATCCATTTCACGTTCCTCTTTAGTGACttaatctgttttgtgttgcATTTCGGAATACCATAGACTAGGCAATTAATAAACAGTAGAGGTTTTTTTTGGCTCCTACTTCTGGAGCCTGGAAAGTTCAAGGTGGAGGGGCTACATCGGATGAGGGCCATCTTGCTGCATCATAAAATGGCAGAAGGAATCACACAGTGAGGCAGCACTTGTGACAGAGATAGGAAAGGAGGTTTAACTCATCTACTCATCCTGTTATCAGGAACCCTCTCCTGTGATAATATAGCATTAACCCATTCATGAAGGGAGAGCCCTCCTCTTGAGCTgatcacctttttctttttttttttttcttttgagacagaatctcgctctgtcacccaggctggagtgcagtggtacaatctcagctcacttcaacctccgccttccaggctcaagcaattctcctgcctcagcctcccaaaaatctgggacttcaggtgcatgccactgtgcccggctaatttttgtatttttagtagaggcggggttttgccatgttagtcaggctggttatgaactcctgacctccggtgatctaccttcctcgacctcccaaagtgctgggattacaggtgtgagccactgtgcgagCCTTGTCACCTCATAAACGTCCTACCTCTCAACACTTGCATTGGGGATTTAGTTTTTAACAtgtgaactttgggggacacattccaACCATagcagtggcaaaaaaaaaaaagtaaccccaGCAAAACAACAATACCACCACCAATAAAAATCAAATCTaggcctgggtgcggtggctcacacctgtaatcctagcactcggggaagctgaggtgggcagatctcttgagctcagaagttcagaccagcctggccaacatggcaaaaccctatctggacaaaaaatataaaaattagccaagcattggggctcacacctgtagtcccagctacttgggaggctgaggtgggaggatcccttgagatcTACCTCAGCAgtagcagtgaaccaagatcgcaccactgcactccaacctgcgtgacagagggagaccctgtctccacacacacagaaaaaaactaatgaaaaaagaagtaaacaggcaaataaaaagaaactaaaagagaATCTTAATTAGATTGGAGGGGATCTTTGGGTGATTAAATACTGAAGGATACTGAAAGTAGGGGCACAAATTGTATTTGGGGACATCTTAACCCTGTATGGGTTGATAGACCTTTCAAGTTTGTCTGCTAGAAAATTCCCTCAGTCTTATTTCAGAGAAAGTCTGGGCTGACTTGACAGGACTGATCGGTTTTATCAGTGACACATCTTATCATTAAACAGTGCAAGAGTTAATGGTTGgttagtaagcactcagtaaaggTTGGTGAACGTGTACATACAGGACTAGATCTCTCCTCCCTGTAATCCACTCTAAATAAATACTTTAGTCTGGTTACAAAATACTGAATACTATACTGAAGACTTTTGTACAGCTGATCATTTGGATTTACATTTGGGTAATTTTATCATTACGTCTCATGCTTCATTATTCTTTCAGCTATTCCCTTCAGCAAGCTCAAGCTTTTTATACGTTTCCATTTCAACAAATGATGGCTGAAGCTCCTAATATGGCAGTTGTGAATGAACAGCAAATTCCAGAAGAAGTTCCAGCCCCAGCTCCTGCTCAGGAACCAGTGCAAGGTAGTTTCACCATGAGAGCTTAGAAAATTCAACATCGGATCAGCCAGCTTATTTAAGAAAGGGTTTCATGGTGAATTTTAGCTCTATTTTAGTGTTAAAAGGTCAAATCCACTTTTTAAGTACTTAGTCTGTGCTAAGCACTGATAGGTTCTGGGGAATAAAAGAACATGGATCCTGCCCAAAAATATCTCATAATCTAATAGAGAACAGTAATAAGTAAATACACGTTACAGCTCAGCACAGTTCATAGTGAAGAGGGACATAGAATGAATGCCCTGAGAGCTTATGGGGTTGGCTTCTAACTCAGACTGATGGCTCAGAGGCCGCTTCTTGGAGCAGAGAAATAACACCAGGGCTCTGAAACTCTAACAGTGCGGAGGCTTCATCCCCATGAAGATGAGAGTAGGGAAGTGTCCAGGCTGAGGGGGCTACACAGGCCGGGTACGGACACACACAAGCATGGCACGGCCAGAAACAGCAATTCTGTGTCCTTGGAGTCTGGGATGTAACAAGGAAATAGTGAGAGATGAGGCCAGATGGGAACAGTTGAAGCTTGTTTTTTATCCCAAAGAATTTATATTCTATCATGAAGGCAATAGGGAGCTGTTGAGAGAATGTAAGCAAGGGATGACTTGACTTGATTGGTGCTTTACAAATTAGTCTGGAAATATTAGAGAGGATAGATTGGTTGGTAGACAACAAGTTAGAACTTGGaggcaggccgggcacagtgactcacacctgtaatccctgcattttggaaggctgagatgggtagatcacctgaggtcaggagctcatgaccagcctggccaacatggcaaaaccccgcctctgctgaaaatatacaaattagccgggcgtggtggtgcatgcctgtaattccagcttctggggaggctgaggcacgagaattgcttgaatcctagaggcagaggctgagaggctgcagtgagccaagatcgcaccgctgctctccagcctgggcaatagtgtgagactcttgtctcaaaacaaaaacaaacaaacaaaaaacctcagagGCAATGAGTGGATTAGATGGATTAGAGACACTGTTTGAATAATCTAAGGGAGTACTGAGGAGGACCTGAAGGGGTGGAGAGTTGGGAAACACTTAGGAGGTAGAATTACCTAGCCATGGCTAATGGGTTTCATGTGGTTGGGGGTAGCATGGCAGGGTAGTGGGGGAGAAAGGGGAGTCCAGAAGTAACTGCCAGGTTTCTGGCATAGGCATTTGGTTGAGGAGGTGCCATTCACCAAGACAGAGAATTAGAAGAAAATCATAGATTCCGGGGGCGGGAGAGTGGATGGAGAGAAGTTAGTGATTTTCTCCAGTGTAACAGTATTTGTATGAGAAATGTGCTCAGGGTTTCGGTTTACTAATTGCGGGAACACATCTAATAACTGCCTCCGCATTAGACTTCCCCAGCTACATGCCAATCATGGTGGATCCGTTGGCATAGGGAGTGGCTAAGGCAATGTGAGGCAGAAGAGAGGAGGGACTGACTGCCTGTATCCTGCCAGGCTTGACTGGGGGAAATGCCAAAGAGGAGTAGAGTCGGGTAGAGGCCTGAGTAGTTAggagaaatgttaaataattaagGGTAAGAAAACCAGGGCTTCCTGCTGGGCAACTATAGGTCAGTGGTTTTCAATCAAGGGTGATTTTGCCCTCCCAAGGGGCATTTGACATTGTCTGAAGACACTTTTGATGATAAAGACTGGCAGGGTACTactagcatctagtgggtagagatcAAGGGTGCTATTAAACGTTCTGTAATGTGCAGGACAGCCACCCACAACAAAAAATTGTGCAGCCTGAAATGTCAATAGTGTGGAGGTTGAGAAACTGCTTTAGGTCCTGAGGTCGGATCCCTCCTCCTGCCTTTTGAAAAATACTGCCAACCCAGAGATGTCATCCTGAGCACCCCTAAATTTCTCTCTTCAACTATGTATGGAACAGAATatacctcatctctaaaacaagcCACAAgccatttgtgtttttctttctgttttttttttttttggtgacagagccttgctctgttgtccaggctggagtgcagaggcatgatctcagctcactgcagcctccacctcctgcgttcaagcaattctcctgcgttcaagcagttctcctgcctcagtttcccgagtagttgggattacagtgcacaccaccatgcctggctaatatttttatagttttagtagagacgagggtttcaccatgttggccaggctggtttcgaactcctgacctccgggtgatctgcctgccttggcctcccaaattgccctcccaaagtgctgggattacagacataagccaccatacctggcccattTGTGGTTTTCTACTGGGGAAATTGAGTTAAAatgtttcccttccttcctgtttctctatttttctgttcttgtttgcttatttgtgtatttacatttagaatttatataaaatgatacataGAAACTTTGTATCCCTGAGGAGGTTAAGATGCCAAGTAATGCTGTGTAGAAAATAATAGTCTATGATTATTCTTCCCACAAACAGCAGGGGAAGGAAAGTAGGCATGGAGGATTGCATGAACCCAGTTCTAGGGTGAAAGAAGGGGAGGATACTGCAGAGGGGACTGATGTTGGGACTGTAAGAGTTTAATTTTGGGGAGACAGGTACAAAAGGTGCTTGTTGGGTAACTTTTCTGGGAAAGCTGCTAAAGTTGCTAAGTTAAGATTTTCTGCATTTCTGGAAATTGTGTTTCAGAGgctccaaaaggaagaaaaagaaaacccagaacaACAGAACCAAAAAAACCAGTGGAACCCAAAAAACCTGCTGAGTCAAAAAAATCTGGCAAGTCTGcaaaatccaaagaaaaacaagaaaaaattacagacacatttaaagtaaaaagaaaagtagacCGTTTTAATGGTATTTCAGAAGCTGAACTTCTGACCAAGACTCTCCCCGATATTTTGACCTTCAATCTGGACATTGTCATTGTAAGATCTTTGTCCTCGTTGGATTTTATAAGTAGTATTGGGGGATTAGCTTTACTTAACAGTTGTCCTTGCAAATAGCATTTTGCTGAAAAGGACCAAGAATCCTTTTGGTGGTAAATGGTGTCACCTGCATGAGTTTGTGTTATATGGGAGTGTTTAAGAGGGTGGGCTCCAAATATAggctgtctgggttcaaatcctgtcaCAAGTATAATCTTGGATAAGCCTTATTAACTTTCTGAACACCGGTTTTCTCACTGATAAACCAAGGGTGATAATACCACCCCCTTATAGGGTTGcaagtaaatgagataatccatgtgaATCACTTCGACTGAATACCTGTGGAGACTTCATAAATGGTAGCACAGATTTTAAGCTCTTATTTTTGTCAGTAACTGTAAGAAACATCAGCATGTGAATAATTGTGTAGGTGATGTGGAGCGAGCTTGTTGAAAGCTGAGAACCAGGATTGTGGCTGGACATGGGCTCAGATTGATTGATTGTTCCAGGACCTCTCTTTCCAGACTCAAAGCAGCCCAGTTGGTGAGGGCGAGAGGCCTGGGATCATGAAGGAGtcaaactggtttttaaaataacagcaaaacttttgaaataaagaaaatctctTTCCCATGTATGAAATACTTTGTTCAGATCAAGAGTAGTGATTGGTAAATGATATTGCTTATGATGCtcaattaaatttgtattttaatcaaCTCAATTTTGTCCACCACTCCTCCATAGAAACCCTAAGGCTTAGGTCCTACTTTTTAAGATGAAACGtcttaattgttttgttttatagattgGCATAAACCCGGGACTAATGGCTGCTTACAAAGGGCATCATTACCCTGGACCTGGAAACCATTTTTGTAAGTGGTtaccttttaaattaatttacttttaaattagatACCTTTTTAACAGGTTTCTTCAAAAAAaccaattgtgtttttaaaaagaaagagactgtAAATACACATTCATGTTTCATATTCTGTATATGCGTCTGTACATGAAAATAAGAGGGTTTGAAATGATAtgtcactgttaacattttagtcTGAGAGTGGAGGGACGTGAATAAGAgtactttctcttttgtttgaaTTGTTTCTAATGAGTtgtactaccttttttttttttttgagatggaattttgctgttgtgcaggctggagtgcaatggcgcaatctccgctcaccgcagcctccgcctcccaggttcaagtgattctcctgcctcagcttccctagtagctgggattacaggcatgtgccaccacgcctggttaattttgtgtttttagtagagatgggatgtctccatgttggtcaggctggtctcgaactgccaacctcagataatctgcccacctcagcctcccaaagtgctgggattacagccgtgagctaCAACGCCCGGTCAagttgtattactttttaaaaatgatttttttaaaaaattgttatctATAGGCATAGGAACGATAGTATAGTACATCTCTGTGGCAACGCAGACATAATACTAACATTTCCAGATTTCTGCTGATTATTTTCTAGGAAAGCATAAAATAGTAGTAAAGACTTACATTTTTAGAGTAAGTTTTACAACGAAGTGTTGGCGGGATCTgatggctaacgcctgtaatcccaacactttgggaggccaaagcaggaggatcacttgaggccaggagtttgagactagcctgtacaacatagcaagatctcatctctacaaaaaataaggtagaggttgtggtgcacacctgtagttccagctactacagaggctggattgggaagattgcttgagcctgagaggtagaggctgcagtgagccacaattactccactgcactccagcctcggtgacagaactagaccctgtatcaaaaaaacaagaaaacaaacaaacaaaaaacaagcgtAACTACTGTTGCATTACCTTCTCTATATAAGTTGTCTTGTATGTAAATCATCTCACCTTATACTGCCTAATAGATCAGTGTATACAATATACCCTAAGGAAATACTAATTGATTATCTAACGGTAACATTCAGAACATGTAGGGCAACTGACAGTAATGTGGTTTTGGAACTAATAATAACGTATTGTTCCtataaaaaattccttttttaggGAAGTTtggacttttaaatttcttcaccGTCAAGGTGTTTGTTGTTAGTCTATTGCTGTATATTTATGTGTGAGGTGGTGGTATCACCAATTGTAAAGCAAAATAGTCTCAAAGTTTCCTAAACTGAGTTGCTATATATTCTTGGGCAAGCATTTGCCTCAACCCCCTGTGAaaaggagataataatagtatctcgCAAGATAATTATGATGATTAaatccaggcgcggtggctcacacctgtaatcccagcagttttggaggctgaagtgagaagatcacttgagcccaggagttcaagaccagcctgggcaacatggtgaaaccctgtctctacaaaaaatacaaaaattagctgggcatggtggtgtgcacctggggtcccagctactcaggaggctgaggtgggaggattacttgagcctcggtggtcgaggctgcactgagccatgattgtgccactacactctagcctctagcctgggtgacagagcaagaccctgtctaaaaaaaaaaaataactgaattttcaTTTCACAGGGAAGTGTTTGTTTATGTCAGGGCTCAGCGAGGTCCAGCTGAACCATATGGATGATCATACTTTACCAGGGAAGTATGGTATTGGATTTACCAACATGGTGGAAAGGACGACGCCTGGTAGCAAAGATCTCTCCAGGTAAGTACACAGCATTTGTTTTTATGGGTTGGAACCTTGACTAGGCTGGTGCCCCAAATATTCTAGGAACATCATATGTATCTAGTTCAAGCTGAGCTCAACAAATGTGCGATACAATCTTTCATTGAAAGCTGTCTGAATCTAGCGTATTAAAAATATtgccatatttgtatttttgactactttttaattcaattttagtAAAGAATTTCGTGAAGGAGGACGTATTCTAGTACAGAAATTACAGAAATATCAGCCACGAATAGCAGTGTTTAATGGAAAATGTaagatttacttttaaattttattttttttctttgctaacaTTATGGGCAATGtaaatatgtttgtatttcattttaggtatttatgaaatttttagtaaagaagttTTTGGAGTAAAGGTTAAGAACTTGGAATTTGGGCTTCAGCCCCATAAGATTCCAGACACAGAAACTGTAAGTCCCTAAAATTGAG
This sequence is a window from Theropithecus gelada isolate Dixy chromosome 11, Tgel_1.0, whole genome shotgun sequence. Protein-coding genes within it:
- the TDG gene encoding G/T mismatch-specific thymine DNA glycosylase isoform X2 — protein: MGGCYSLQQAQAFYTFPFQQMMAEAPNMAVVNEQQIPEEVPAPAPAQEPVQEAPKGRKRKPRTTEPKKPVEPKKPAESKKSGKSAKSKEKQEKITDTFKVKRKVDRFNGISEAELLTKTLPDILTFNLDIVIIGINPGLMAAYKGHHYPGPGNHFWKCLFMSGLSEVQLNHMDDHTLPGKYGIGFTNMVERTTPGSKDLSSKEFREGGRILVQKLQKYQPRIAVFNGKCIYEIFSKEVFGVKVKNLEFGLQPHKIPDTETLCYVMPSSSARCAQFPRAQDKVHYYIKLKDLRDQLKGIERNMDVQEVQYTFDLQLAQEDAKKMAVKEEKYDPGYEAAYGGAYGENPCNGEPCSFSSNGLIDSAELRGESTFSGIPNGQWMTQSFTDQIPSFNNHCGTQEQEEESHA
- the TDG gene encoding G/T mismatch-specific thymine DNA glycosylase isoform X3 gives rise to the protein MEAENAGSYSLQQAQAFYTFPFQQMMAEAPNMAVVNEQQIPEEVPAPAPAQEPVQEAPKGRKRKPRTTEPKKPVEPKKPAESKKSGKSAKSKEKQEKITDTFKVKRKVDRFNGISEAELLTKTLPDILTFNLDIVIIGINPGLMAAYKGHHYPGPGNHFWLSEVQLNHMDDHTLPGKYGIGFTNMVERTTPGSKDLSSKEFREGGRILVQKLQKYQPRIAVFNGKCIYEIFSKEVFGVKVKNLEFGLQPHKIPDTETLCYVMPSSSARCAQFPRAQDKVHYYIKLKDLRDQLKGIERNMDVQEVQYTFDLQLAQEDAKKMAVKEEKYDPGYEAAYGGAYGENPCNGEPCSFSSNGLIDSAELRGESTFSGIPNGQWMTQSFTDQIPSFNNHCGTQEQEEESHA
- the TDG gene encoding G/T mismatch-specific thymine DNA glycosylase isoform X1 → MEAENAGSYSLQQAQAFYTFPFQQMMAEAPNMAVVNEQQIPEEVPAPAPAQEPVQEAPKGRKRKPRTTEPKKPVEPKKPAESKKSGKSAKSKEKQEKITDTFKVKRKVDRFNGISEAELLTKTLPDILTFNLDIVIIGINPGLMAAYKGHHYPGPGNHFWKCLFMSGLSEVQLNHMDDHTLPGKYGIGFTNMVERTTPGSKDLSSKEFREGGRILVQKLQKYQPRIAVFNGKCIYEIFSKEVFGVKVKNLEFGLQPHKIPDTETLCYVMPSSSARCAQFPRAQDKVHYYIKLKDLRDQLKGIERNMDVQEVQYTFDLQLAQEDAKKMAVKEEKYDPGYEAAYGGAYGENPCNGEPCSFSSNGLIDSAELRGESTFSGIPNGQWMTQSFTDQIPSFNNHCGTQEQEEESHA